Sequence from the Streptomyces sp. R33 genome:
CGTCCCGCCCCCCGGACCGGCGCAGCGCCGCGGACCCGCGCGCGGCTGCGTGAGTGTCAGTGGGGGGTCGTACGGTGGAGTCATGCGGCCCGTATCGAAGATCGAACGCACGGTGGCGCCTTTCGAGGTCGTCAGCCCCTACCAGCCCAGCGGCGACCAGCCGGCGGCCATCGCCGAGCTGGAGAAGCGCATCCGTGCAGGTGAGAAGGATGTCGTCCTGCTGGGTGCGACCGGCACCGGCAAGTCGGCGACCACCGCCTGGATGATCGAGAAGCTCCAGCGCCCCACTCTGGTCATGGCGCCGAACAAGACGCTCGCCGCCCAGCTGGCGAACGAGTTCCGCGAGCTCCTGCCGAACAATGCCGTCGAATACTTCGTCTCGTACTACGACTATTACCAGCCCGAGGCGTACGTTCCGCAATCGGACACGTACATCGAGAAGGACTCCTCGATCAACGAGGAGGTGGAGCGGCTGCGCCACTCCGCGACCAACTCCCTGCTCACCCGGCGCGACGTGATCGTCGTGGCGTCCGTGTCCTGCATCTACGGCCTCGGTACCCCACAGGAGTACGTGGACCGCATGGTCCCCCTCAAGGTCGGCGAGGAGATGGACCGGGACCAGCTGCTGCGCCGTTTCGTCGACATCCAGTACACGCGCAACGACGTGGCCTTCACCCGCGGTACCTTCCGCGTGCGCGGGGACACCATCGAGATCTTCCCGGTCTACGAGGAACTGGCCGTCCGCATCGAGATGTTCGGCGACGAGATCGAGGCCCTCTCCACCCTGCACCCGCTGACCGGCGAGGTCATCAGCGAGGACCGCGAGCTGTACGTCTTCCCCGCCAGCCACTACGTCGCAGGCCCCGAGCGCATGGAGAAGGCGATCGCCGGCATCGAGACGGAGCTGGCGGAGCGCCTCGCCGAGCTGGAGAAGCAGGGCAAGATGCTGGAGGCGCAGCGCCTGCGCATGCGCACCACGTACGACCTGGAGATGATGCGCCAGATCGGGTCCTGCTCCGGCATCGAGAACTACTCGCTGCACATGGACGACCGCGAGCGCGGCTCCGCGCCCAACACCCTCATCGACTACTTCCCCGAGGACTTCCTCCTCGTCATCGACGAGTCGCACGTCACCGTGCCGCAGATCGGCGCGATGTACGAGGGCGACGCCTCGCGCAAGCGGACCCTGGTCGACCACGGCTTCCGGCTGCCGTCCGCGCTGGACAACCGGCCGCTGAAGTGGGAGGAATTCCAGGAGCGGATCGGTCAGACGGTCTACCTGTCGGCGACCCCCGGCAAGTACGAGCTCTCCCGCGGCGACGGCTTCGTCGAGCAGATCATCCGTCCCACCGGCCTCGTCGACCCGGAGGTCGTGGTCAAGCCCACCGAGGGCCAGATCGACGACTTGGTCCACGAGATCCGGCAGCGGGTGGAGAAGGACGAGCGCGTCCTGGTCACCACCCTCACCAAGAAGATGGCCGAGGACCTCACGGACTACTTCCTGGAGCTCGGCATCCAGGTCCGCTACCTGCACAGCGACGTCGACACCCTGCGCCGGATCGAGCTGCTGCGCGAGCTGCGCGCCGGCGAGTACGACGTCCTGGTCGGCATCAACCTGCTGCGCGAGGGCCTCGACCTGCCCGAGGTGTCGCTGGTCGCCATCCTCGACGCCGACAAGCAGGGGTTCCTGCGCTCGGGGACCTCCCTGATCCAGACCATCGGCCGCGCGGCGCGCAACGTGTCGGGCCAGGTCCACATGTACGCGGACAGCATCACCCCGGCGATGGCGCAGGCGATCGACGAGACCAACCGCCGCCGGGAGAAGCAGGTCGCCTACAACACGGCGCACGGGCTCGACCCGCAGCCGCTGCGCAAGAAGATCAACGACATCGTGGCCACCATCGCCCGGGAGGAGCTGGACACCGAGCAGCTGCTCGGCACCGGGTACCGCCAGGGCAAGGACGGCAAGGCTCCCGTGCCTTCGCTCGGCGTGGTCAAGGCGGGCCAGGTCACCGTGGGCGGCAAGGGGGTCAAGGGCGCCAAGGCCGCCAAGGCGGCCAAGGAGGCCGCGGTGCTGACGGACCGTCCGGCCGAGGAACTGGCCGCGCTCATCGAGCAGATGACGGAGCGGATGCGCGGCGCGGCGGCCGAGCTCCAGTTCGAGGTCGCGGCCCGGATCCGCGACGAGGTGGGCGAGCTGAAGAAGGAGCTGCGGCAGATGAAGGAAGCGGGCCTCGCCTGACCCGGGGCCGGTCAGTAGGGTTGGCAGCAGCCGCAGGTACATGTGCGCACCCACATCGGGGGCGGGCTAGGAGAGGGGACAGCGCGTGACGGTCAACATGACCAAGGGTCAGGCCATCAGTCTGCAGAAGCAGGACGGGGGCACGCTGACCGCGGTCCGGATGGGCCTCGGCTGGCAGGCGGCCAAGCGCCGCGGGCTGTTCGGCTCGCGGACCCGGGAGATCGACCTGGACGCGTCGGCGGTGCTCTTCGCCGACAAGCAGCCGGTGGACGTGGTGTTCTTCCGGCACCTGCAGAGCGACGACGGCTCGGTCCGGCACACCGGTGACAACCTCGTCGGCGGCGCCGGCCAGGGCGGGGACGACGAGTCGATCCTCGTCGACCTCCAGCGCGTGCCGGTGCACATCGACCAGATCGTCTTCACGGTGAACTCGTTCACCGGCCAGACGTTCCAGGAGGTGCAGAACGCGTTCTGCCGCATCGTCGACGAGACCAACGGCCAGGAGCTGGCCCGCTACACCCTGGACGGCGGCGGGCAGTACACCGCGCAGATCATGGCGAAGGTGTCGCGCGCCGGCAGCGGCTGGCAGATGACGGCCCTCGGCAACCCGGCCAACGGCCGCACCTTCCAGGACCTGATGCCGGCGATCCTGCCGCACCTGTAAGCAGTACGGCACCACCGCAGTACGGCAGAGCAACGGAAAAGAAGAGCAAGGGCGCGGGGGAGGGCTGCACGATGACGGCCGAACTGGTCCGGGGGCAGAACCACCCCCTGTCCCGGACGCAGGTGGAGATCAGGGTCTCGGCGGGTACGCCCGTCCTGGCCCTGGCCTCGGCCTGCGATGACGCGGGCCGGCTGGCAGGCCCCGAGTCGGTGGCCCACCCCGGCGCCCGGAAGCTGCCCGGAGTGGAGGTGCCGGGGGCGGTGGCGGGCGATCACCGCTTCGCCGTCGACCTCGACGCCGTCGCCCCGTCCGTCCACCGGCTCGGGGTGGTGCTCGTCCTGCCGCCCGGCGGCCCGGCGCGCTTCGGCGCGACCCCTGCCTCGTACGTGGCCGTGGCCGACCCGGAGGGCGCCGAGCTCGCCGCGTACACCGTGACCGGGCTGGAGTCCGAGACCGCCGTCGTGGCCCTCGAGCTCTACCGGCGCCAGGACGCCTGGAAGGTCCGCGCCGTGGGCCAGGGGTACGCCGACGGGCTCGGCGCGCTGCTCGCCGACGCCGGGCTGGACGCACCGGCCGCCGTCGCCCTGGCCGCCGCGGTCGTGGGAGCGGCCGCGCGGGACGAGGCGGCGCGCGCCCCCGCGCCCACCGCGTCCCGGCCCACCGGGGCCGCCCCCGGGACTCCGCCCGGCCGTCCGCAACCGCAGGACGCGGCTGCGGCCGGGCCCGCCCCGGCGGCCCCCGGGCAGCCGGGGCCCGTCCCGGTCTCCGGAGTCCCGTACGCCGGTACGCCGGGCACTGCGCCCGGGGACTCCGGCGACGGCCCGCCCACGCTCGACTACGTGCACCCGCGCAGGCGCCGCAGCACCACCGAGCCGCCCGAACCGGCGCCGCAGGCCGCCGCGCCCGCGCAGCCCGGCCGGCCGCCGGTGCCCGTCGCGGGTGACGCCAGCGGCTGGTCCATGGACGAGCGGCTCTACAACCAGGTCTGGGGCATGTTCGAGGACCTGGCCCGCTCGGTGGCCGCCTACCGCAGCGCCTGCGACTTCGCCGAGTCCCGGATGGACCGCGAGCTCGACGACGCGCTGTCCGACCCCCGCCACCGCCTGGGCGGCTCCGGCAACACCGCCCGCGACGAGGCACGGGCCCGCCACGACGAGCTCGTCGACCAGGCCAAGGCCGTGCTCGACCGGGACCTCGCCCAGCTGATCGCAGAGTCCGAGGTGGTCGAGCCCGCACTGCCGGCCCCGTACGCCCGCTGGGCCAACCCCGTCTGGCACGGGCACGGGGTCCCCGAAGAGGCCCCGATGGCCCTGCGCCTCGGTGACCTGCACCTGCCCGAACGGCCCGACCTGCGCATCCCCATGCTCGTGCGGCTCCCGCTGGAGCGCGGGCTGTGGATCGACAACGGCCGCACCGGTTCCGAGGCCGCGATGGCGATGGACACCGACCGGCTCCGCCGGGCCGCCATGGACATGGCCGTCGCGCACGCGGTCCGGCTGCTCGCGGTCCACCCCGGGGACCGGTTCTCCGTGCACGTCATCGACGCGGCCGGGGCGGGAGCCGCCTCCCTGGCGCCGCTGGTCGCGGCCGAGGTGCTGGCCGGCCCGCCCGCAGCGGGTGCCGCCGGGGTCACCCAGACCCTGGCGGAGCTGACCCGGCGGGTGGACCTCGTACAGATGGCCGTACGGGCCGGGGCGCCGGAGGACCTGCCGCCCGATGTGGACACCGCCGACCAGCTGCTGATCGTGCACGACTTCCCGCACGGCTTCGACGACCGGGCCGTCACCCGGCTGCGCTACCTGGCCGATGAGGGTCCGGCGGTCGGCGTGCACCTGCTGATGGTGGCGGACCGCGACGAGGCCTCGGCGTACGGGCCGCTGCTGGACCCGCTGTGGCGCTCGCTGATGCGGCTGTCGCCGGTGCCGGACAACCACCTCGCGGACCCGTGGGTGGGCCACGCCTGGACCTTCGAGCCGGACCTGCCGCCGCAGGGCAGCCGGGTCCTGGAACAGACCCTGGACCGGATCGCCGCGGCCCGTCGCAATGCCCGCCCATGACCGGTTCTTGGTCTTCCCTTTACCTTTGCGGGCTCTGACGGGTAACCTGGGCGCGCGGAGGGGAGTATTCCTGCTTTCCTGCTACGGCGTACCCGTCAATACGGACCGCTTCGGTCAATGAACCGCAGTCGGTCCCGGGGCGCCGGCCCGCGGCCTCCAGGCCGCCCGGGTGGAAGAGACCTCCGGCAGCGATGACGCTGACCTGTGTGCTGAGCCATCTGCCGGAGGCGAATGAGCAGTGGATGTTTCGTTGAACGTCTGGGTGCTGACCATTCTCGGTCTGAGCATCCTCATCGGCGCCGATTTCTTCATCGGCCGCAAACCCCATGACGTGTCGGTGAAGGAAGCCGGCATCTGGACGGTCGTCTGGATCGTCCTCGCCGGACTCTTCGGTCTCGGCCTGATGTTCTTCGGCAACAGCCAGGCCTCCCAGGAGTTCTTCGCCGGCTTCATCACCGAGAAGTCCCTGAGCGTGGACAACCTGTTCGTGTTCGTCCTGATCATGGCGAAGTTCGCGGTGCCCTCCCAGCTCCAGCAGCGCGTGCTGCTGGTGGGCGTGCTGATCGCCCTGGTGCTCCGCGCGATCTTCATCGCGGCCGGCGCCGCGATCATCACCAACTTCTCGTGGGTCTTCTACATCTTCGGCGCGTTCCTGATCTACACCGCCTGGAAGCTCATCCAGGAGGCGCGCCAGGACGAGGACGAGGAGGAGTTCGAGGAGAACCGCCTTCTCAAGTCGATCGAGAAGAAGTTCGGCGTCGCCGACCAGTACCACGGCACCAAGCTCTTCATCCGGAACAACGGCAAGCGGATCATGACGCCGCTGATGATCGTGATGCTGGCCATCGGCACCACCGACGTGCTGTTCGCCCTGGACTCGATCCCCGCGATCTTCGGCCTCACCCAGGACCCGTACATCGTCTTCACCGCCAACGCCTTCGCCCTGATGGGTCTGCGCCAGCTGTACTTCCTCATCGGCGGCCTGCTCAAGAAGCTGGTCCACCTCAGCTACGGCCTGTCCGTCATCCTCGGCTTCATCGGCATCAAGCTGGTGCTGCACGCCCTCCACGAGTCCGGCGTGCACGTCCCGCAGATCTCCATCCCGGTCTCTCTGGGTGTCATCTGCGCTGTCCTGGTGATCACCACGATCACGAGCCTGATGGCCTCGAAGAAGCAGGCGGCCGCCGAGGCCGCCGCCCGCTCGGAGAGCATCGACGCGTAGGGCCCACGGGTCTGAGGGGTCACGCGGGGGCGGCCGCTTCGGCCGCCCCCGTTCCCGTACCCGCGCTCGTGCCCGACTCGGTACCCGGGCCCGTCCGGGCCCGCACGAGCGTCGGGTTCGTCTCCGGGAGCAGTGCGAAGCAGACCAGGCTGAGCAGGGCGATCGCGCTCAGGTACACGGCCACGCCCCACGGCGGACCGGAGCCGTCCGCCAGCGCCGTCGCCACGATCGGGGTCAGCGCGCCACCCAGCACCCCGCCCAGGTTGTAGCCCACGGCCGCGCCCGTGCAGCGGATCCGCGGGGCGTACAGCTCGGGCAGGTACGCGCCCACCACGGCGAACATCGTCACCATGCCCAGCAGCCCGCCGAGGCAGCCCAGCGTCATCAGCAGCGGGTCCCCGGTGCGCAGCAGCGCGATGAACGGGAACATCCACACCAGGCAGAGCGCGCAGCCGACCAGGCACAGCGGCCGCCGGCCGTGGCGGTCGCCGAGCACCGCCATCACCGGGGTCATCAGGCCCTTGAGCGCGACGGCCGTCATGACGCAGGCCAGCATCACCGTGCGGTCCACGCGCAGGTGCTCGGTCGCGTAGGCGAGGGACCAGGTGGTGACCGCGTAGAAGACCGCGTACCCGATGGACAGGGCGCCGCCGGTCAGCAGGAGCAGCCGCCAGTGCCCGCGCACCACCTCGGACAGCGGGGCGTCGGAGCGCCGGCCGGTCTCGGCGAGGGCGCGGAACTGCGGGGTCTCCTCCACCGAGCGGCGCAGCCACAGCCCGGCGAGGGCCAGTACGCCCGCGGCCCAGAACGGGACGCGCCAGCCCCAGGAGGCGAACTGCCCGTCGGTTAGCGTGGCGGACAGGGTGAGGGTCATGCCGTTGGCCAGCAGGAAGCCCACCGCCGGGCCGACCTGCGGGAAGCTGGCCCACAGCCCGCGCCGATGCTCGGGGGCGTGCTCGGCGGTCAGCAGGACCGCGCCGCCCCACTCGCCGCCGAGGCCGAGCCCCTGGAGGAAGCGCAGCACCAGCAGCAGGAGGGGTGCTGCCATGCCGATCGTCGCGTACGTCGGCACGCAGCCGACCGCCACCGTGGCGAGGCCCGTCAGCAGCAGGGAGCCGAGCAGGACCGGGCGCCGCCCGTAGCGGTCGCCGATGTGGCCGAAGACGACGGAGCCCAGCGGGCGGGCGAGGAAGCCGACGCCGAACGTGCCGAAGGCGGCGAGGGTCCCGGCGAGCGGGGAGAAGGACGGGAAGAACAGCGGGCCGAGCACGAGGGCGGCGGCCGTGCCGTAGACGAAGAAGTCGTAGAACTCGATGGCGGTTCCGGCGAGCGAGGCCGAGGCCAGCCGCAGCATCGAGGGGGAGCGGGGAACGACGGGGAGAGGGAGGGCGGGGGAGGGTTCTCGTTGCATGGTGCAGCAATTACCCCGCCCCACACCCCCAGGACGTGCGTTCGGTCATCTTCGACCGGAAGGAGTGCTTCCTGTCTCGGTGTTGACCGGGATCGGGCGGGTGCTACCAGCCGCGCTCGCGCCATTCGGCCAGGTGCGGCCGTTCCGCGCCGAGCGTGGTGTCGTTGCCGTGCCCCGGGTAGACCCAGGTCTCGTCCGACAGCTGCTCGAAGAGCTTGTGCTGCACGTCGTCGATGAGGCTGGCGAAGGCCTTCGGGTCGTTGTTGGTGTTGCCGACGCCGCCCGGGAAGAGGCAGTCCCCGGTGAACACGTGCGCGTGCCCGTGCGGGTCGTCGTAGATCAGCGCGATCGAGCCGGGGGTGTGCCCGACCAGGTGGCGGGCGGTCAGCGTGACCCGTCCGACCTTGATCGTGTCCCCGTCCGCCACGGGCACGTCGGTGGCCACCGGGATGCCCTCGACGTCGTCGGCGCCCGCGTAGGTGCGCGCGCCGGTCGCGTCGACGACCTCCTGGAGCGCGCCCCAGTGGTCGCCGTGCCGGTGCGTCGTGACGACGGACGCGATGCCGTCGTCGCCGATCAGCTGCAGCAGGGTCGCCGGCTCGGCGGCCGCGTCGATCAGCAGCTGCTCGTCGGTGGCCCGGCAGCGCAGCAGGTACGCGTTGTTGTCCATGGGGCCCACCGCGACCTTGGAAATCATCAGGTCCGGGAGTTCGTGCACGTCGGCCGGACCGCCGACCTTGACCGCTCCGCTGTACGTCATGTCCTGATCCTAGAGCGGGGGGAGGGCCGGGAGGAGGCCGCCGACGACAGTGAGGTGTGCGCCCTTGTCCCCGCGCCCGGCCAGCCAGCCGAGGAGCTCGGCCGCGGTGCCGACCAGGGTGACCGGGCCGCCCTCGGCGCCGCCGGTGTGCCACGTGGAGCCGCTGCCGTCGCCCTCGCTCTGCAGGGTCACCGGGGGCACCTCGGGGCGCCCGGCCCAGCGGTCGGCGAGGAAGGCGATCTCGCGCCCGGTGAACTCCTCCGGGAGGTCGGAGAGCTCGTAGCCGATGTTCAGGTCGACGTGGTGCAGCTCGACCTCGACGAGGCGGCGGAAGGGCACGTTCGCGGCCAGGTCGGTGACCCCGTTGCGCAGCTCGACGGTGCGCGACCAGTCCTGGTCCTGCGCGGTCTGCGCCAGGAAGCCGGCGTGGGTCTCGCGCAGGTCGGCGAGCTGGACCTCCAGCGGGCGCGGGGCGTCGCGCTCGATGTCGGAGTCACGGGCCTCGGCGCTCTCGTACATCGGTCGGCCCGCGAAGACGTTGACGAGGGCGTCCGCGTTGCGCGCGAGGTGGGCCAGCACGTGGCCGCGGGTCCAGCCCGGGAGGTGTGACTCCTCGGCCAGGGCGGCGTTGTCCAGTTTCGCGACCGCGGTCAGCAGTCGGTCCGTGGCTTCACGTACAGATTGCAGGTCGTGCACATGATCAGTCATGGATCCGAGCCTAGTGCCGCGGCGCCCCGGCCACACGAACGGGTGAAGCCGTCCGGGGAGTGCCGTAAATCGAATGCGCGTGCTATACGCTCGAAGTCCAAGCTCTCTTCCCCGTTGCAGAGGCGCCCCCCATACCCTGGGACGGGGGCCCGTGCCCCCGCTCTCTCAAGAAAGGTGCGGACCGGCGTGACCGACCGTCTCATCGTTCGTGGCGCTCGCGAGCACAA
This genomic interval carries:
- a CDS encoding TerD family protein is translated as MTVNMTKGQAISLQKQDGGTLTAVRMGLGWQAAKRRGLFGSRTREIDLDASAVLFADKQPVDVVFFRHLQSDDGSVRHTGDNLVGGAGQGGDDESILVDLQRVPVHIDQIVFTVNSFTGQTFQEVQNAFCRIVDETNGQELARYTLDGGGQYTAQIMAKVSRAGSGWQMTALGNPANGRTFQDLMPAILPHL
- a CDS encoding MFS transporter, with the protein product MLRLASASLAGTAIEFYDFFVYGTAAALVLGPLFFPSFSPLAGTLAAFGTFGVGFLARPLGSVVFGHIGDRYGRRPVLLGSLLLTGLATVAVGCVPTYATIGMAAPLLLLVLRFLQGLGLGGEWGGAVLLTAEHAPEHRRGLWASFPQVGPAVGFLLANGMTLTLSATLTDGQFASWGWRVPFWAAGVLALAGLWLRRSVEETPQFRALAETGRRSDAPLSEVVRGHWRLLLLTGGALSIGYAVFYAVTTWSLAYATEHLRVDRTVMLACVMTAVALKGLMTPVMAVLGDRHGRRPLCLVGCALCLVWMFPFIALLRTGDPLLMTLGCLGGLLGMVTMFAVVGAYLPELYAPRIRCTGAAVGYNLGGVLGGALTPIVATALADGSGPPWGVAVYLSAIALLSLVCFALLPETNPTLVRARTGPGTESGTSAGTGTGAAEAAAPA
- a CDS encoding TerD family protein, translating into MTAELVRGQNHPLSRTQVEIRVSAGTPVLALASACDDAGRLAGPESVAHPGARKLPGVEVPGAVAGDHRFAVDLDAVAPSVHRLGVVLVLPPGGPARFGATPASYVAVADPEGAELAAYTVTGLESETAVVALELYRRQDAWKVRAVGQGYADGLGALLADAGLDAPAAVALAAAVVGAAARDEAARAPAPTASRPTGAAPGTPPGRPQPQDAAAAGPAPAAPGQPGPVPVSGVPYAGTPGTAPGDSGDGPPTLDYVHPRRRRSTTEPPEPAPQAAAPAQPGRPPVPVAGDASGWSMDERLYNQVWGMFEDLARSVAAYRSACDFAESRMDRELDDALSDPRHRLGGSGNTARDEARARHDELVDQAKAVLDRDLAQLIAESEVVEPALPAPYARWANPVWHGHGVPEEAPMALRLGDLHLPERPDLRIPMLVRLPLERGLWIDNGRTGSEAAMAMDTDRLRRAAMDMAVAHAVRLLAVHPGDRFSVHVIDAAGAGAASLAPLVAAEVLAGPPAAGAAGVTQTLAELTRRVDLVQMAVRAGAPEDLPPDVDTADQLLIVHDFPHGFDDRAVTRLRYLADEGPAVGVHLLMVADRDEASAYGPLLDPLWRSLMRLSPVPDNHLADPWVGHAWTFEPDLPPQGSRVLEQTLDRIAAARRNARP
- the uvrB gene encoding excinuclease ABC subunit UvrB, which gives rise to MRPVSKIERTVAPFEVVSPYQPSGDQPAAIAELEKRIRAGEKDVVLLGATGTGKSATTAWMIEKLQRPTLVMAPNKTLAAQLANEFRELLPNNAVEYFVSYYDYYQPEAYVPQSDTYIEKDSSINEEVERLRHSATNSLLTRRDVIVVASVSCIYGLGTPQEYVDRMVPLKVGEEMDRDQLLRRFVDIQYTRNDVAFTRGTFRVRGDTIEIFPVYEELAVRIEMFGDEIEALSTLHPLTGEVISEDRELYVFPASHYVAGPERMEKAIAGIETELAERLAELEKQGKMLEAQRLRMRTTYDLEMMRQIGSCSGIENYSLHMDDRERGSAPNTLIDYFPEDFLLVIDESHVTVPQIGAMYEGDASRKRTLVDHGFRLPSALDNRPLKWEEFQERIGQTVYLSATPGKYELSRGDGFVEQIIRPTGLVDPEVVVKPTEGQIDDLVHEIRQRVEKDERVLVTTLTKKMAEDLTDYFLELGIQVRYLHSDVDTLRRIELLRELRAGEYDVLVGINLLREGLDLPEVSLVAILDADKQGFLRSGTSLIQTIGRAARNVSGQVHMYADSITPAMAQAIDETNRRREKQVAYNTAHGLDPQPLRKKINDIVATIAREELDTEQLLGTGYRQGKDGKAPVPSLGVVKAGQVTVGGKGVKGAKAAKAAKEAAVLTDRPAEELAALIEQMTERMRGAAAELQFEVAARIRDEVGELKKELRQMKEAGLA
- a CDS encoding MBL fold metallo-hydrolase: MTYSGAVKVGGPADVHELPDLMISKVAVGPMDNNAYLLRCRATDEQLLIDAAAEPATLLQLIGDDGIASVVTTHRHGDHWGALQEVVDATGARTYAGADDVEGIPVATDVPVADGDTIKVGRVTLTARHLVGHTPGSIALIYDDPHGHAHVFTGDCLFPGGVGNTNNDPKAFASLIDDVQHKLFEQLSDETWVYPGHGNDTTLGAERPHLAEWRERGW
- a CDS encoding TerC/Alx family metal homeostasis membrane protein, whose amino-acid sequence is MDVSLNVWVLTILGLSILIGADFFIGRKPHDVSVKEAGIWTVVWIVLAGLFGLGLMFFGNSQASQEFFAGFITEKSLSVDNLFVFVLIMAKFAVPSQLQQRVLLVGVLIALVLRAIFIAAGAAIITNFSWVFYIFGAFLIYTAWKLIQEARQDEDEEEFEENRLLKSIEKKFGVADQYHGTKLFIRNNGKRIMTPLMIVMLAIGTTDVLFALDSIPAIFGLTQDPYIVFTANAFALMGLRQLYFLIGGLLKKLVHLSYGLSVILGFIGIKLVLHALHESGVHVPQISIPVSLGVICAVLVITTITSLMASKKQAAAEAAARSESIDA
- a CDS encoding maleylpyruvate isomerase family mycothiol-dependent enzyme yields the protein MTDHVHDLQSVREATDRLLTAVAKLDNAALAEESHLPGWTRGHVLAHLARNADALVNVFAGRPMYESAEARDSDIERDAPRPLEVQLADLRETHAGFLAQTAQDQDWSRTVELRNGVTDLAANVPFRRLVEVELHHVDLNIGYELSDLPEEFTGREIAFLADRWAGRPEVPPVTLQSEGDGSGSTWHTGGAEGGPVTLVGTAAELLGWLAGRGDKGAHLTVVGGLLPALPPL